AGGACTCATTCAGTAAGGGGATCTCGAAATAGCCGCTCCCCTCGCCGGCCGGCTCATAGCGCAAGCCGGCCCATATCGCCATGACCACGGGATCGCGGCTGGATATCTCCGCCCGCGCCTTCTCCAAGGCCGGCCCATATCGCTCTTCGGGCGTGCGCGGCCCATATTCCGCCATCGTTGTCTCCTTTCCGCCTATGCCGGCTACTTCTTGCGGTACAGCTCCGGCTTTAACACCCCGATAAAGGGCAAATTGCGGTACTTCTCGGCGAAATCCAGGCCGTAACCGACGACGAAATAGTCCGGGATGCTGAAGCCCAGGTAATCGGCCTTGATGGGCACCTCGCGCCGGCTGGGCTTGTCCAGCAGGACGCACAGACGGATGGATGCCGGCTGGCGCGCCTGCAAAAGTTCCAGCAGGTAGTTCAGGGTCCTGCCGGTGTCCACAATATCCTCTACCACGATGACATGCCGGCCGTAAATGTCGCTCTCCAGGTCCTTCAGGATGCGCACGACGCCCGTGCTGGTATCTCCATCATAACTGGAAGTGGCGATAAAGTCAATGCCCAGGTGAATGTCCATGGCG
This DNA window, taken from Anaerolineae bacterium, encodes the following:
- the hpt gene encoding hypoxanthine phosphoribosyltransferase, with amino-acid sequence MKDDIAQVLITEEELQAKVKELGAQIAADYRDKNPLLISVLKGAMVFMADLIRAMDIHLGIDFIATSSYDGDTSTGVVRILKDLESDIYGRHVIVVEDIVDTGRTLNYLLELLQARQPASIRLCVLLDKPSRREVPIKADYLGFSIPDYFVVGYGLDFAEKYRNLPFIGVLKPELYRKK